Below is a window of Plasmodium sp. gorilla clade G2 genome assembly, chromosome: 14 DNA.
ACTTGATGATATTATtacacattatataaattatttgcaGAAATTAAAAGAAGGGGAAAAAACATATTGTAATTATATTGTACTTTTATATCAAATTAAAAGAGAAGATAGTACTGATCAGAATTTGGTTaatgatatgaatatttttaaaataaaaaaaaaaaatcttcttaataataatgatcatatattaaatgattatgataatacaaataataattatgaagaaaCTAATTCATTACTTATAAatgagaataaaaataatataattgaaaatgataaatatatggaaGAGCTTATATTACTTTTTGAAAATACACCTTATAATTATCAACacattgaaaataaaaaaaaaattaataaaaaaattcagactttaaaatgtattattGATAGTTCAGTCTATAGTAAAAATCGAAACTTTcgattaattttttcaagtaagaaaaacaaaaaaaataaattattattaagtaaaaaaaatgtgaagaaatatcaaaaaacagatattaatgatattatacTCAAAAGTTTAGTtaccttttattttaaaagtgatataaattataagatAAATGAAAGTAACATTTGTAATCAAAATTTGTTAAATAATACCATGAAttgttatattaataatttatatgaaaataaaacaatcAATAGTGATATTATTGATATGAAAGacataaatgatataaataataatataaataataatatacataataataataataataataataatgtacgTGATACCAATATTAATATactttatattaataatgataatataaaaaatgatcatTCTAAATTCAATAATATCAATTCTTCAAATAATTCatgtaaattattaaaacataaaaatatattcatgcCTAAAAATAATACCTTTCATAAAAATGCAATACACAATCAAGaacattttcataatattttaaaaatactcTTTTTCTGGAATTTCGAGTTATATAaaaactttaaaaaaaataaaatatatctcAATTCTTTtcaaaatgaaattaaaaaagattatttttataaaatcgtcttaatatataataagattgcatttcaaaattatttaaaggaGGATAATcctaatatgaaaaattataatgaagcgaataaacatatttttgaAGAGAACTTATCTTTAGAAAATTCAAAGAAAATATGTCAACTTTCAAATATTTCTGAAAAGCAAAATGAAAACATAGATAAAAATAACGAACAAAATCAAAATGAAAATCAAAACATAAAAGACaagaatgataaaaatgaattaacaaataatacaaattacGATTTCAAAATAGAagacaaaaattatattaatataaataataatatacatttaaaaggttcaaataaagataatattatatgtacaaaaaaaaaaaacatatatgaaTATGATCTTGAGAGTTacaataatttatttctaaaaaatgaaaatttctATATAGATcttttaaatgaatataaaaatgttttttctAAAGAAATTCGTCAAGATGATTTATCTCTTTTAATCAAATATTTCGTACATTCATTTACATCAAATgatgaagaatatattattagtttgaaagataataaattctgtaaaaataaaaatagatcACATAAAtcaaatcatatatatattatttataattataagaaaaagCTTTTTGTTCAAAAATGTTTTGATCATGAGTGTGCTCACTATATATcgcaaatatattatttatgaaaaCGTCAACTCATTATCTCTAAGGCTacacattaaaaaaaaaaataaataaaataacaaataaataaatatacatatatatatatatatatatatatatatatatatatatgtgttagtGTGTGTGTtcttgtttattttattttattttttaatttttatgttttagtGTTATATGCACATATTAACAATATGACAAATTAAAAAGTattgaaaatttttataaatatatataattataggtcatatattaaaaatttcaaaaaaaaaatactattcaaaattattaatcTACCATTTTacagaacaaaaaaaaaaaaaaaaaaatttcaaattaaaaataaaaaattaacatatatattttttttttaattttgatttataatatttatttagataatatattataattatcctTCAACAAATTAGAAAGCTCCTTTTCATATTTCGATGcaatcattttattatccACATGAAAAAGCAAAATATAGAATTTAGTCcaatcatatttataatttaatagattatttttctttggattttttaaaagatttttattatttaataaatttcttGTATGACATTTTATTCTTTCTGATATATTATCACTTATacctatataaaaatatggatcattttcattttttgaaaaaatacataaaatataaacaatacttttatttttataataaataggTACTTCTTCATTCATTCCTATTTTTATAACCTTCTTATTTGATGcttcttcaatttttttaattataacatTTAGTTTATTATCGTAAATTATTGAGTTATCATATTGTTctagattattattatttagattttcattatatattcttgttttatcataattatttaaaaattcttgtatattattattagaatttattatattatttaattctttatcttttatGAAATccatatcataattattatcatactTTTGATTTTCTGATATGTAATGCTTTTGATGATTTGAAATATAActgttattataattattttccatattacTAGGAgtattatattgtatttcATGTTTATCActcttttgttttattatatcatttatatattgatcAAAAAAGTCATTAAGACACTTTCCATCTTTTctatattgaatatattcTAAAAATTTTGTATACAAAGTATTACTTAAATTATGAATAAacttatatttcttttcatattcatttaataaatttaaaacatGTGGATCGATATTTGTATATCTACATGTTTCTAAGGCTTCACTGTTTTTACAAATACCGTCTTCTAATTTACCAactattttattatcttgtTCTTTCAAATAGttaatatctttattaattcttttaaaaacGATGTTTTTGCTCTGGcatattttgtttaataaatCGTAATTATGAGTAATTATAATTCCACAATAATTTTTAAGATAATCCGAGACTGCGCTTATAATAACTAAATAAGAaatttggaaaaaaaaaaaaaaaaaaaaaaaaaaaaaaaaacaaaaaaaacaaatattggtaaataataataataataatatatatatatatatttatttatttatgtttttatttattttatgtgcTTTTTACTTGCATTATCAACAGGCGTGGTTGCTATACATGGTTCATCGAGGACAATAAAAATTTCCTTTTCTCTTGTTGGTCTTTTATCTATagaataattttcttttatttcttcaataattgaattaatataataagcTTGTTCTCTAAATAAAGACATATTTTCAATTTGCTCTTGataatttacatttttcaAACTATAAAATTCTCGAAACTTTCCTATAATACTTTTTTCATCACAAGGTGCATACATacctaaaaagaaaaataaaaataaaaataaaaatatatatatatatttatatttatatatatttatttatatatatatattttttttttttttttttttttttattatacccAAATTcgacaaaaataatatactcAAAATGGTAAAAGACAATGTAGTTTTTCCACTCATATTTTTTCCAGTcagtaaaataaaatttttctttttcaaaaaaaaatcatatttaattaaattatgttttattacattatatGGTTTGGCTCccattatatatgttattgaatcattaacataatttttttctttatacattttttttatttcttctacTGAATCTTTGTCTACGTTTTCTAAAATTCTCTCTTCATCACATAGAGATAATTTTACAAATTCTTTGGTATTTTTTTgatcatttataaaattattggaTGAATCATTTGTATTAACATTCTTTGTTAATGTATCCTCTTTTATTTCGTCTATGTCGTTATAGacttttttttgtatataaccCAACTTATCGTCTATATTGTTAAAGCTCACATTTTCATATGACAAATGAAGGTGTTTACATATTGGTAGTGACCATCCTTTCTTGAGACTATTAACGGTATGGTTATAAAGAGCCtacaaagaaatataaatacaacacaaaaaaataaaatatatatatatatatatatatatatatatatatataactatttatttctttgtttatatattatcacataTTTATACCTGAATTATTTGCAAGAAGTTTGACACAAATGAAAGTATATGAACTGAAGAAGataattgtatatttatattgtgaattatttcatttattttttttttctttttatatattgagaataaatatattttaattttattctgCACTTCTTGAGttacatatacatttttcataacatctgattttttatttaatggaTGAAAAAACTCTGaaatttgttcattttttttttttttatttatatttttttttatacctaTAATATCATTCGCATTATCAATTTTGatcattttgtttaataaattaatatccTTATCTCCATTTTTTGTTCTATCATATTCTGAATAATTTGATATAAttgtatttaataaatctGTTCTTGAATTTtctaattctttattttcttcaattaGAAGATTttcattaattatattatatacatccATTTCATGATATATGACAAAATCATTAAATGCTTGAATATCTGATTGATAAGAGAATTTTGAACATAAACCTAAATCCAAATTGtctttcattattttttgaatattcattaaaagcttataaaatttaattatatgtaatttaaaagaattttGATGATTTAATACTTTAAATATTGATACTAAAAGTGAGAAATCATAATTTCTAATACAATTTAATACTGCATCTATATTTActaatatcttttttaaaatgtgaTGATCAGCTTTTAAATTTGATAAAagagatataataatattattcttaaaTGGTTTTATATTAGGTATAATTAAATCTTTCatattgttttttatatattcatttatatatcttatatgtTTTGTAACTTCAAAAGGtggataaaaaagaaaaatattcttaaaaaacTCTAATGAttctgatatatttatactatttgaattattattatttatatcaataatattataaaataaaaaattatttttattttcataatgaTTATTCTGTTTATATATACCCATATTATAACTcgtaaatatattcaaaggTGTGCAATAAgatgaaaatgaatattcaaaattattatctataatgtttttatttttaatcttatcaatattattatcttcctcatttttatttatttctacaTCGATATTTTCCTctacatcattattattattattattattattattattatttatggtatccttttcattatcatcaatattgttatttacattatttataagTCTATggttaattttattattctgcttataattcatataattactAATTTGTTTCTGCATCGATTTTTCCTCCTTCTTACAATCTGCTGATTCAATTTTGAAgacatttttattctttattaatCTGAATAAGCCTTTTACatgtatttgtttttttaacttgtctaatataaacatatgaaaataaaaacttgacttgaaattattaaataaataataattttctattttgaataattcagtgattttttttgtaaatgaTGTATTGGTATGTTGATGTATATATACCTTTAAAAAATtcgtattttttaaatatacatttaaaacATCAAAggttatattatcatatatagatatagtTTTTAAgcttaaattaattttacttaatgaaaaaatatttttgctctctatatatatgcaaacaatttcttttataacaaaataatcaTCTAGATcataagaattaaaaaaggaTAGTGCACTCAGATTAGAACTATCTAAACatttatccatattattataactactacaattattattattattattattaataatattattattgttgttgttgtttttGTTTGGTTGTATATCTTCATCCTTATTATAgtattgtatattatttaaatatataggaaATTCAGGAGTTACTATTTGAGATAAATAtctctttttcatttttaaagatttttcattaatttcttcatatatacatacatttaaattattgttagttaatatatttaaagctTTATTTATACTGCTCTTTATAAAACCACATGATAAtctattattcattttttttatgtttaaaaatTCAATGAGAAATATAGAATCCAAACCATATGTTTCATAAAAATCTCCTACTCTTGATAAAATTATGCAATTACTATATTTTCTCTTTTCATCATTTAGAAATTTTAATAATcctttgtttttataattatcaaaatataacaaattatcatcttttaaatattctatACAATTTATagcattcatattttttaggttatctaattttttaatCCAATACAGTGGaattttacatttatttttatataattgtaattCATTATCagacatattatatttatcatgaTTATATGATGtatctaatatattattattattattattatcatggctatcttcattattattatttctaatatcaggtgatatatttttattatttgtaaaaaataaattattaatatatctattcgatgatattatattatcatctagttcatttttattaccattattatcattatcctcatcattattaatatttctattttttttctttctattCCTTCCTATAACATTACTTATctcattaattttatatatatcatcttcCTTAGTATATACTAaattacttatatatttattattcaaaaataatacattcttctttatatatataaacttttttttattaaaatatgtgaACATCAAATTCTTTTTCATACTCATCGTATTTTCAACaagtacaaaaaaaaacatgaCAAACATGTACaccttatatttatataaccaCATAAAAAACATTAATAGGAGTATGACAATATATTAGGTgatagataaataaatatataaatgtgtacctctcatatatataaaaaaaaaaaaaaaaataataaaataagtaaaaaaaaaggcaAAGGAAaacaaagaaatattatatatgattagtacattattaattatatcatttaaaaaaaaaaaaaaaaaaaaaaaaaaaaaaaaaatctaataatatatatttatgtaggCAAAAatttacacaaaaaaaaaaaaaaaaaaactattaaaaatttaaatataaaaatgaaatatatatgtaaattttttgcATTCATATCtacataatattacatatatatataatatatatataatatgtattatatatatatatatatatatatatatatagaaattcATGCCTtactataaaataaaaatttatatattatcatttaaaccctttaatataattataaaaatgcaAGAGACAaattgatataaatatatatatttttatttatttttgtttatttttaaaatgtagaatattattttcaaacattaattttattttctacgaaacaattaaaacaaatgaatatatttaagtaaatatatttattatatatatatatatatgtttgtttgtttatttatttattcatctTATTTTTAATGATTGGAATCACAATAATCACCGGCTTCTTAGGAGCTGGAAAAACTACACtactaaaaaatttattaaatgaaagtattgagaaagataaaaaaattgcaATTATTCATAATGAATTCACAGAAAAGAACAACAACATTGATAAAATAGtttttaaagatataaatgatatatataatattccaaaaaataaagacgatgataaaaataatgtaaataataatttaaaaacaaatataaaaaacaataaaaatgaattaagaataataaatgaaattgATAGTGAAGAAGGTTTCATTTATGAACTTAATAATGGTTGTTTATGTTGTTCAAATAAAAGTAATTTTGTTAAATTgattgaaaatattttatcattaaaaactaattatgattatatatttgtagaaGTTTCAGGtgtttatgataatatacaaattaataatttattatggtTAGATGAACTTAATAagtcaaaaatatatttagatagtattatacatatagtagattcatatcattttataaaatattataataaacaagaaataaaacaaaataataacgACACATTATTTAATGAAATTAATCAAGATAATGAATATGAATATCAATATCAATCCAACAACATTGATCATAATGAAAAAACTCCAGAATATGAACAAATTATGGTATCTgatgttataatattaaataaaatagataaaTTAAATCAACACAATATAAGTGAACTAAAAAGttttattcataaaataaatccCATCAGCAATGTATTCCCAACTAGCTATTCTATTGTACCtatagaatatataacaaacttaaaatgttatgaaaaaaaaaatataaaaaatattataattaataataaaaaagtagAAAATGTTGtttcttttcattataatgATTTTCATAATATGACATTTCATTTTGATCATGACATATCATCATTAATACAATTAagtgatatattaaataaaatgaaagataaatttataaaacaaaaggataaaaacatattaaaacaaattataacaatacttaagaataaaaatattttttcatataaaaaaattaataatatattagctAGCCTTTTATGGAATAGcaaattacaaatatatcGTGGTAAAGGTGTTTTTGTTGCTTTTAATGATGATATTTATAACAATAAACATAAAatcaaattaaatatttattattatcaaagtGTTGGAGatttatatgaaattaaTCATGTTATGACTGATATACATACATTTTTTCAAACATATCTAACAAAAggtataaatgaaaaagacaaaataaacaacaataataatgatataaattttttttctaataatattaataatataaatggaCACAACCAGTTTAAcattgataatattaattatgaaaatgaagAGAAAACATGTGATGATCTTTTAGAACTcgaaaattatatatcagATGATTCTTCTTGTagtgaaaataatgaatataacataaataatatattggataatatgcatatttttacatccagatttttatttataggaAAAAACATCAATATGcaagatataaaaaagaagctTGATGATTGcttatacaaataattttaataaagacTTATATgtcttaaaaattatatgaatctTGTGcttttcaaaaataaaatatatttattgtatatattttaatatatttaatatggtCTATATTtatggaaatataaattaataatgcAAATGTAAAATGTACAAGACGcacataaatacataaataaataaatacacacatatatatgtgtgtataatatatatgtttatctatttatttccatatatatatatatatatatatatatatatatattttttttttttttttttttttttttgtatgtttatttgttataaaaaaaaaataaaaataacttatgcataaaataatagtgctatataaatataaatataaatattttagccataaaataaaataggaacatataaaaataaaataatgcttacattatttaatatatatatatatatgtatacatatgtggataggaaaatatattgaatatgttttaaaattCCGTGTTAAGACAAAAGACCTGGTCCTTTCGTTGGGCCATGACTCCTGATTTTTGATAATCTGCGACCCTTTTCTCGAAAAAGTTTGTTTTTCCTTGAAGTGAAATTAAGTCCATCCAATTGAATGGATTTTTTGAATGGAAAATTTTAGAGCATCCTAAACATTCTAATAATCTATCTGCAACAAATTCTATATATTGAGACATAAGTCTAGAATTCATACCTATTAAATCACATGGTAATGATTCACATATAAAAGATCTTTCAACTTCTACAGCTTCTTTAACAATATTTTGTACCATTTGTTCTGGAAGTTTATTATCTAATAAACTATAAATTAAGCAATTAAAATCTGTATGTAGTCCTTCATCTCTACTTATTAATTCATTACTAAATGTTAAACCAtgtaatttattttgttttttaaacCAAAAAATAGCACAAAAACTACCACTGAATAATATTCCTTCAACACATGCATTAGCTACTATCCTTTCAGCAAATGAATTAGTATCATTAATCCATTTTGCTGCCCATAatgctttattttttactgcAGGGATATTTTCTATAGcatgaaataaatttaatctttctttttcatctttaatataattatcaatTAATAAACTATATGTTTCTGAATGAATATTTTCTACAGCTAtttgaaaagaataaaatttttttgctTCTGTTATTTGAACCTCTCTTAAAAATTTACTAGCCAAATTCTCTAATACTATACCATCACTTGCTGCAAAAAATGCTAACACATGCTTTATAAAATGTTTCTCATTGTCATTCAATTTCTCAAAATCTTTTAAATCGCTAGATAAATCAATTTCTTCTGCTGTCCAAAATGAAGCTTCAGCTTTCTTGTAAAAATCCCAAACTTCAGGATATAATATTGGATATAAAGTAAAACGATCACTCtctttatttaatatctTCTCATTTATCtcttttcctttttgtaAATCACTAAATTCTCTTTCCTGTTTGCTAAATATTGGTATTctagaaatatttataacatcAGCCATTCTattcaaatgaaaaattattaaaaaaaaaaaataaaaataaaataaaataaacacacacacacacacaaTGGAAAAAAGGTATACctcaacaaataaatattaaaatgtatattataaaatatatatatttatgtatatatatatataaatataatctaacttaaaatgtatatatatatatattttgtatatatataatattctaatttaataatatgttaaataaaagttataaaaataaaaataaaaatatatataaaacaagcTACTAAATAagatacataaaaaaaaaaaaaaaaaaaaaaaaaataatatataattttttctttcttacaataataatgtatagtcataaatattatattaaaatatatatatatatatatatatatatgtattgtatatattatataatttatatttatttattttcttttaaaaataatataaaaatcacCTTAATTATACCaagttcatattattattataaaaaaataataaataaaaaataacatatatatatatatatatatatatataatatatgtcatatatttatcttttattattcatatatgcaatattttattcttgAAAAATAGTACCGGATAATGTTACAAGTATTTAAgctttaattaaatatatattaagaagggggattaaatattaagtatatataata
It encodes the following:
- a CDS encoding ribonucleotide reductase small subunit; translated protein: MADVINISRIPIFSKQEREFSDLQKGKEINEKILNKESDRFTLYPILYPEVWDFYKKAEASFWTAEEIDLSSDLKDFEKLNDNEKHFIKHVLAFFAASDGIVLENLASKFLREVQITEAKKFYSFQIAVENIHSETYSLLIDNYIKDEKERLNLFHAIENIPAVKNKALWAAKWINDTNSFAERIVANACVEGILFSGSFCAIFWFKKQNKLHGLTFSNELISRDEGLHTDFNCLIYSLLDNKLPEQMVQNIVKEAVEVERSFICESLPCDLIGMNSRLMSQYIEFVADRLLECLGCSKIFHSKNPFNWMDLISLQGKTNFFEKRVADYQKSGVMAQRKDQVFCLNTEF
- a CDS encoding COBW domain-containing protein 1, putative, translated to MIGITIITGFLGAGKTTLLKNLLNESIEKDKKIAIIHNEFTEKNNNIDKIVFKDINDIYNIPKNKDDDKNNVNNNLKTNIKNNKNELRIINEIDSEEGFIYELNNGCLCCSNKSNFVKLIENILSLKTNYDYIFVEVSGVYDNIQINNLLWLDELNKSKIYLDSIIHIVDSYHFIKYYNKQEIKQNNNDTLFNEINQDNEYEYQYQSNNIDHNEKTPEYEQIMVSDVIILNKIDKLNQHNISELKSFIHKINPISNVFPTSYSIVPIEYITNLKCYEKKNIKNIIINNKKVENVVSFHYNDFHNMTFHFDHDISSLIQLSDILNKMKDKFIKQKDKNILKQIITILKNKNIFSYKKINNILASLLWNSKLQIYRGKGVFVAFNDDIYNNKHKIKLNIYYYQSVGDLYEINHVMTDIHTFFQTYLTKGINEKDKINNNNNDINFFSNNINNINGHNQFNIDNINYENEEKTCDDLLELENYISDDSSCSENNEYNINNILDNMHIFTSRFLFIGKNINMQDIKKKLDDCLYK
- a CDS encoding DNA mismatch repair protein, putative, whose amino-acid sequence is MFFMWLYKYKVYMFVMFFFVLVENTMSMKKNLMFTYFNKKKFIYIKKNVLFLNNKYISNLVYTKEDDIYKINEISNVIGRNRKKKNRNINNDEDNDNNGNKNELDDNIISSNRYINNLFFTNNKNISPDIRNNNNEDSHDNNNNNNILDTSYNHDKYNMSDNELQLYKNKCKIPLYWIKKLDNLKNMNAINCIEYLKDDNLLYFDNYKNKGLLKFLNDEKRKYSNCIILSRVGDFYETYGLDSIFLIEFLNIKKMNNRLSCGFIKSSINKALNILTNNNLNVCIYEEINEKSLKMKKRYLSQIVTPEFPIYLNNIQYYNKDEDIQPNKNNNNNNNIINNNNNNNCSSYNNMDKCLDSSNLSALSFFNSYDLDDYFVIKEIVCIYIESKNIFSLSKINLSLKTISIYDNITFDVLNVYLKNTNFLKVYIHQHTNTSFTKKITELFKIENYYLFNNFKSSFYFHMFILDKLKKQIHVKGLFRLIKNKNVFKIESADCKKEEKSMQKQISNYMNYKQNNKINHRLINNVNNNIDDNEKDTINNNNNNNNNNNDVEENIDVEINKNEEDNNIDKIKNKNIIDNNFEYSFSSYCTPLNIFTSYNMGIYKQNNHYENKNNFLFYNIIDINNNNSNSINISESLEFFKNIFLFYPPFEVTKHIRYINEYIKNNMKDLIIPNIKPFKNNIIISLLSNLKADHHILKKILVNIDAVLNCIRNYDFSLLVSIFKVLNHQNSFKLHIIKFYKLLMNIQKIMKDNLDLGLCSKFSYQSDIQAFNDFVIYHEMDVYNIINENLLIEENKELENSRTDLLNTIISNYSEYDRTKNGDKDINLLNKMIKIDNANDIIGIKKNINKKKKNEQISEFFHPLNKKSDVMKNVYVTQEVQNKIKIYLFSIYKKKKKINEIIHNINIQLSSSVHILSFVSNFLQIIQALYNHTVNSLKKGWSLPICKHLHLSYENVSFNNIDDKLGYIQKKVYNDIDEIKEDTLTKNVNTNDSSNNFINDQKNTKEFVKLSLCDEERILENVDKDSVEEIKKMYKEKNYVNDSITYIMGAKPYNVIKHNLIKYDFFLKKKNFILLTGKNMSGKTTLSFTILSILFLSNLGMYAPCDEKSIIGKFREFYSLKNVNYQEQIENMSLFREQAYYINSIIEEIKENYSIDKRPTREKEIFIVLDEPCIATTPVDNAIIISAVSDYLKNYCGIIITHNYDLLNKICQSKNIVFKRINKDINYLKEQDNKIVGKLEDGICKNSEALETCRYTNIDPHVLNLLNEYEKKYKFIHNLSNTLYTKFLEYIQYRKDGKCLNDFFDQYINDIIKQKSDKHEIQYNTPSNMENNYNNSYISNHQKHYISENQKYDNNYDMDFIKDKELNNIINSNNNIQEFLNNYDKTRIYNENLNNNNLEQYDNSIIYDNKLNVIIKKIEEASNKKVIKIGMNEEVPIYYKNKSIVYILCIFSKNENDPYFYIGISDNISERIKCHTRNLLNNKNLLKNPKKNNLLNYKYDWTKFYILLFHVDNKMIASKYEKELSNLLKDNYNILSK